Part of the Ziziphus jujuba cultivar Dongzao chromosome 8, ASM3175591v1 genome is shown below.
TTAGGCAAATACAACGAAACTGCCTGAAAGGCTGAAACATTTTATGTTATATAAAGTTTCAGAATGAATATTTGCTCAGCTAGTGTATTAGATGTGtaattgtaaaatgaaaaacaaatttataatacTTTGTCCACCAATTATGTTTGATAAACTTTTGGTATAAtgcttgttaatattttttttaaattaaaaaaaaggataaattttAGCTTCCTCTTTTCCCCACTTTTAATTTCACAATCTTTAGAAATTTGTATTCTTTAGATTTAAACAAAACCTTTCATgagtcaaataaaatattacaaaaaagtTGTTTTCGGATCCTGAATCAAACACAATCtggttaattaattagtattcaATACTTCAATTAATAAGATCGGAATTCTTTTGGTCTACAAATAACaatttgatcatatatatatatatatatatgtatgcctTAGCGTCATGGCAGAAGCAGTCCTTTGGTGTTGTCTCTGAAGAGTGAAGAGGAGTAGCTCTTTAgggaaaagcatatatatagagagagagagagagagagagagagcgagggCCAAAGATAAATAGAAGAAGATCATGGGTTTGATTTCAAACAGGGTACTTTTCAAGAAGATGCTCCAACCAGGAGATCATATTTACTGCTATAGAAACGCTCACTCTTACTCCCACCACGGTTAATTTTACTTTCTCTATTAGCTTcctcatattaattaatttctcagCATCAACATGCTTCTTGAAATTCCTCAATGGTTAACAACATGATCACaacttgttttcttcttctgcagGAATATTTGTGGAAGAAGATACAGTGATCCACTTCACAAGAACAGACGAAGAACCTGACTTGAAACCAAAACCCAAATGCAGAATCTGCGGCTACCATCCAAACGAGCATCGAGGAGTCGTCAAAACTTGTCTCAAATGCTTCCTCGACGGCAACAGTCTCTTCCGCTACGAATACGAAGTTTCCAAAGCTCGGTTCGTGGTGCAAACAGCAGGAGCATGCAGCACAGGGACAGCAGACAAGCACAGCGAAGTTATCAAACGGGCCACTGAGATGCTGGAAACCAATGGTTTCGGAAAGTATGTCCTTTTGGAGAATAACTGCGAGACCTTCGCGGTTTACTGCAAGACAGGCAAAAGATCAAGCATGCAGGCTGTCTCTCTGAAAGCTTCCGGCGAGATTGCTTCGAAAAACTTGACGGAGAAATCGTTTTCTGTAATGAATGTTGCTAAGACTGGGATGAAAGTTTTGGCGCTGGAGAGGAAGTTGGACACCTTGCTTGAAGATTTGTCGGTGCATGATAATCTGCAGAACAAGGGGAAAGAGGTGGTAGCAGCAGTGGAGGGTaattatgatgagattgaggaGTGCAAGAATGTGAGCAAGGACATTGGCCAAGAAGAAGAACTATTTACCACTACTCCTTGATATAAAAATGGAAGTtcaattatggatgttgaaagcAAATTAATCTACTGTGTTACTCTTTTATTCTAGGTGTGTCTTAATACTAATCCAATCTCTTTCTCTCCCTTTCTAAGTATTTGATCGTGTACTTTTCTTCTAAAGCAATATATAATTTCCATTTCTTATACCGAAAGCAATTcccttaatttatttatgaacaAATTTCAGTTTAGACCCGTAATTACACTttgatttcatattttaatttcccTTTAGTATTCTATATCATCAAAATAGATCTATTTATAAGTTCTTACCATTTACTTTTAACcgtttaaggggaaaaaaaagaaagaaaaagaagaaaaaggcagTTAACAACcaatattttatgattacatAATATTGTGAAAATCTAATTACGATCTAAAgctattaaaattaatgggtaaaaaCTAACTGATGAGTCTGAATGatgattttcaaaaaaacatgaaatttaaagtgtaactaaaataaaaaggaagaggTTTAAATGggattttcctttatttatttagtatcaAAAGTGATTGGAATTATGTAAAGATTCTATCATGATAGGGGacaaaaattttgtttatgatcAAATTTTATTAGACAAGTCGTTTTACTAGTAATAAGTGACTTATTGCTGGAAAATCCaccgaaaaggaaaaaaaaaaaaaaaaaaaagtgactcATTGCTGGAAATAACTCGATCCTGAAGAAATactaacaaatattttaaagataaaagatTCGTTATGTGATGTTTATACAAAAATACTAATATACATATCTATAATCTATAATGTAATTAAAggaggtttttttatttatttttcttttcgtttttgaATTAGGGTTAATTATCCTTTAGTACCCTATGGTTTAGAAAAATTGCATTTAAAACATTCAGATATAAAATGTTATAATTTGAACGTTcaagttttaatttgttgcattttattcCAATTAGATTATATACTTCGTTGAATTTAATATTACCTCtagttttaatttgttacaatttcaattagttattttttttataaaaaaaaatgcatttaataCCCTTAAACCATTAACCGTCATTTgtcaaaaattaaactaaatcaaaatacaacaaattgaaatttaaaaagtcaaaatcgaaaatatattacatttttaaagctaaaacataattttttaaactaggattaaaatgcaattaatattttgaaaagatGCAGATGTTCTGTTCTCTCCTCTGTCCTTTTTTCTGTCTCCCAATGAGGGATTGCcactttatttaaaatttttttagagaaTAGTATTTCCTCACTAtcattttctctgttttctcttCCGTTCAACCTCTGCATTGTTTCTTTATGATACCCACAATAGTTTGCTTCTAACTCCTAGCTTTTTGATTCTCACGATTGAATCTGCAAGTTACTCTAACTGTATTTGCAAATCGTTTACGTTCTTTCTGTTGGAaataatgtatgaatatatatatgtaaatacatgtggatacaacataataatataaataaaattacatagatATTCAGAGAATTTAGAACTTGTATTTCCTTAATTGATCTGCTTTTTGGAAGTTTAATCGAGGcatgtgtgataccacagtatCTTTAAGATGTTTTACGCCCACCGGTGCAGAAGTTTTGTGACaaacgtctcccaggatacaatggTTGCAAAAACTTTCAGATCTAGCATTTCcgaagcttttctcttcgaactttCAGCATACCTTCACTATACCATTGTCActgttttctctctgtttttcacgtatttctcaaaaatctattttttctctgtaaaacttcaaaaataagTATTGTTTTATCAAAACTCAACCAACCGAAAAAGGACCCAAagcccaaatcattcacacatATGGGCCTgggcccaaactctaacaatccctgtaacatcccgtcccaaagtacaaccgaaatttttcaactttgacagaggttgaccgttgaccattgaccgttgactttgactttgatcgttgacccaaggggtcaaaagttgattttttgactcggatggaattctaggttgactgaggtaccgttacgaagtacacgttggcacgagttcgtagactagtagcacgtcgaaaacagagctacggtttgaaagttatgagcaaaacaagttgagatccaaactgtccaagggatgcctaagttgactttttattcatgcaaagttgggctttgacttatgtatggttgtgaagtactcgttgatacgagttcgtagactagcggtatgtccgatttggacatgtggtttgaaagttatggacctgtagagtttttcgaataccgtattattttaatattatttttgaacgtgtaacaatgtgccacgtgtgacttaataaatgtgaccatgtgtcaccatgataagatgccacatgtcaaccatgcttaatactatattattttattattgttattttatataataatattatttaattattttattttattttatttttatttcttttcttttttctttttttcttttcccccacgtgggaaaaaagggccacgggccccttcttcttcttcttcttcttcttctccctccttcttcttcctttcctttccttcctccTCTCGGGttcttgcccttttttttttatttctagccACCACCTTGctgcacgcgccggccagagagGAGCGGGGGACGGAGACGAGCTCagctgcaaaatttcacggccaccggtagccggacgcgcccagatcgagccggcgaagctcgacggccgtagtttttctctctcctcgatatgtgtgtttttcggccaacccagctTACCCCAtgcctctatcccactatttttgacccttctgagtccatttccggggttagattgcccaaaatccccaccgtttgagagatccctcaagtttaaactcggccgaagctttctggccaaattccggccaccgccggttgaattgagctcaatggaggtcggtaatgtgatcctcatcttacaagctttccatagacatataatttgtcaattttgattaacatttgtgttagaccccccggataccgggtattatttacccgaataaaatattaatttatttaagatgtgtaatgttgttgttctaggagcacgggtgagtcgtgaaattggtCCCATGGAAGATCTTAGATTAATTGCGTGTTCcgggtgagtgacccacctttaaaaatattttgggataattaattatatttatttggtgttaaattgatatccagaattatgctcatgtggtggaaatttaattataattgtgcaaaaaatattattttataagtacgtgtatgtttattgctgctaaatgaaaatttggtttattaatggagTTTTGATCATTatcgtgatttaattgtatttattacacatgagctaagtattttcattaattaattgtgtttggatttttatattatttttggggcataattggtttaaatatttcaaagaaaatatttgtttaaattggtggtttcgaatttcataattatgccggtggaatattatttgatggactttgtgatacgagaaaaattatttgtatatcgttatcgatgctttcgtaccggaaatgttaaaggaaaatgtgggatggtgaatttgaaaactaatatatttcccacggtaatttttgaaaaatcggtacggtaataagaaatttaataattattttagacgcactcatacagtattggtgttctggttgtatatgtggattagcgtgcaagtattatgtctcccgtgagttgccattggaccgagggcaggcaagtcttatatattgcgcatcagccgcctccctccttggccgggatgacggtttcggcagcggtgctgtcgggacgccgaagcgccgtatgcaagtttctctctttaacctccccaccagtcggtgctcgggacgctggatatcggagggcatcactggtatatggtgtggtgcgtcaagtataactTTTCAGATAGAAGTTTCAaacccaaagtgttcaaaaattatttattatattttattacattttatttataattgggttatttaattattatttattaaattaattgatcccttggttttcgggaagtacgaataatcgggttttgcgaaaatgttttaaaagaggaacatttccaacggagtgtatagtgagggttttgagagaaattattactttcaaatttttatgatttatttattatttaattgttggtattaattaaattttcttatttgttatattattaatattaaaggtgtacagtagatagggtcactcactgagatgattaacatctcatatttttaaattccgttccactaggtccaggttgggagacgttgattgtccggggcgagcccgacgtctcagtttattgccgaaagtccaagaagcatttcctccctttttcctctccatcttgtattgtttcatctgacattgtattaattccacatttatttgtataatgctctgtatacggtattggatatttagttattaattatgcactgattattgttattcatttggagtgttgcaaatttgtggaatcatattgtagtaatgtgggaggaataaggggatgaatatagaagtgtgttttcagtgcaggaaatttgtagtaagtccaacccttaggggaggttctgccggattttccattggagggtccgttagggtttccttgggatcaggccttgtctagggttccggtgaggaattttggacgagtctgacaatcccccacatgaatgatttgatttctaaaacaaacatgactctggtggtaaagctctgcAGTTGAAActtgcataggataggtagatgttactctttgaactttcccttgtgagactacatcttctttactgacttatggtagatgcgatatctttgaaccatttcatcttttgtgtaaatgacaacatagcccacacataattccttcctggtacacttcagttctcattgttgtgttcattttggtcctgaacacctccctggttctgtgaaagtttctaaagaattgcgtCCTTAACAATTCTCTTATGAAACGGCCACTCTTCtgtctcacataggtgattcctactCCTAATCTAATCAGCATAACTATGCATAAATTACTACACACTTATAGGAataattaaaagcatactttatgcttaacctttTTCTATTACTATTTGTCATAGGAATGGATGGAGGATTAATCCCCACGGTGATCcataccagtctttacaattgcattgCCTCATTggacctagatcttgggatctccagttaactaggttgggtttccgtCGTATCGTCTTTATTCACGGGCTTCAATATCATTCCCTtcgatgacttctcaactaattctctatttaatcctttggttagcggatccgcaatattatcttttgacttttcatagtctattgagataactccagttgagattaactgtctgatggaattgtgtctacgacgaatgtgtctagactttccattatacataatattttgtgccctgccaatcgcagattgactatcacaatgttaACTTATTACTGGCACATGTTTAGGCCACCtcggaatgtcctctaaaaattggcgtagccattctacctcttcaccacatttatctaatgcgataaactcagattccattatggatcgagctatcacagtttgttttgaggacttccatgtTATGGCTGCATCCGCTAATGTGAACACATATCCAcgagtggattttgaatcctttatatctgatatccaatttgcgtcactatatccttctaatacagtaggatatcttgtataatgCAGTCCATATTCATGAGTATATCGTAATTACGTAAGTACTCTaacgattcctttccaatgattATCATTTGGAGTACTTATGTATCTACTCAGTCTACTTATAGCGTAGGCTAAGTCTGATCTGgtgcaactcatcaagtacatcagacttccaattaCCCTAGTgtattccacttgagatacactttcccctttatttttggataagtatAAACTCaaatctatgggtgttctgactatattagtatcattattactaaatttagccagtattttatctacataatgagttTAACTAAGAATGATTTCATTCGAAGTCTtcgtgattttcatacctaaaatcacatctgcaagccccatatctttcatgtcaaatttagaatttaacatggcttttatagttcggaccatattgtcgtcactacctactataagtatgtcatctacatacaaatatagaatgacatatccattctctgtatcttttacatagatacatttatcacattcatttattttaaatccatcttttagcatggcattatcaaatttttaatgctattgctttggagcttgtttaagtccatataagaACTTTACCAATCtatagactttcttttcttgtcctggagcggtgaaaccctcaggttgctccatgCAGATCTCTTtatctagatctccattcagaaatgctgttttcacatccatttaaTGCATTTCAAGATCCTGTAAAGCAACAAtcgccagtaccatccttatggaatttattctcgttactggagaataagtgtcaaaataatcaaggccttctttttgcttgtatcctttaattacaagtcttgtcttgtatttatctattgttccatctgctttcatcttccttttaaagatccatttgtaacctaaaggtttacaacctagaggaagatctactaatttccaagtgtgattctgcaagatggaatcaatctcactttttacagcttctttccataaattcctttCTGGAGAATTTACAgcttcttggaagctttgaggttcactttctaacatataagtaagaaaatccagaCCGTAGGATTTTTCAGTTCTTACTCTTTTACTACGTCTAATCTCATCATCAGTCTCATCTTCATTCTCTTACTCTTGATCACTATCAGTATTATCATCATCACTGATAGCATTGTAAGTTCGTTTAGATGAATTCGGTCCTTCTTTCACTTTATACAgaaaaatatgttcgaaaaatgatgcatttctcgattccattattgtgttcttgtgaATATCAAAAATTTCTAACCTATACACAAGAAACCGATACGCATTACTATTCtatgcatatcctatgaaaatgcaatcaacagttttgggacctatcttcacctttTTAGGTGTAGGTACCACTACTTTGGCTAGACACCtccacactcgtaaatatttgtaggagggTTGTCTTCCTTTTCACAACATATAGGGTGTCTTTACCTGATCTTTCcagggcaccttatttaaaaggtcgttcGTCGATAAAATGGCTTCCCtccacaagttctgaggtactccagaacctatcagcattgcattcattatttcttttaaagttctatttttctattcagccacaccatttgattgtggcaaATAtagtggagtaacttcatgtattataccttactgagcacaatactctccaaatggagtcacATACTCCCCACCACGATCAgttctgatcactttaacctttttgttaagttgattctcaacttccattttatagagaataaatttctctatagccttaTCCTTACTCTTTAGCAGGTATACATAGTAATATtttgtgctatcatcaataaaggtgataaaatatttattaccgcCTCTAGTAGGTGCGAATTTCAAATCAtatacatcactatgtattaaatccaaaggttcattatttctatcaattgtttgatatgatgaccttattgattttgcttccacacaagtttcacacttatgattgcaatcaatttcaaatgtgggaatatgatttaagttaattaacctccacagagaattaaaattaacatgtcctggtctaccatgccacaaaatggaagactcaagcaagtaaacagaagaagtactagctttattcatttctttaggctttaTAGTCATTACATTGAgcttaaataaaccattgactacatagtcctttcccacaaacatcctaaatttggacaaaataatcttatctaactcaaacactaagcgaaaaccatgtgtgctcagcagcgatccagataccagattcttgcgaatgtctggaacataTAGTACGTTATTCAGAGTCAGCTTTTTTCcccgaggtcatcttcaggattactttgccctcaccTTGGATTTCTAAGGTAGCAGAGttccccatgaacaacttctccccattcttcttGGGTTCGAAGGAAGTAAACAAACTCCTATCTGAACACATATGGCGGGCCGCACCAGTATCTACCCACAACTCTCTGGGATTggatcccaccaagttcacctcagaGATCACAGCACTAAGGTCAATGTCATCAACATCTCGagtgatgtcctccatcacttgtgcctggttcctctttctcttt
Proteins encoded:
- the LOC107414939 gene encoding protein LEAD-SENSITIVE 1-like: MGLISNRVLFKKMLQPGDHIYCYRNAHSYSHHGIFVEEDTVIHFTRTDEEPDLKPKPKCRICGYHPNEHRGVVKTCLKCFLDGNSLFRYEYEVSKARFVVQTAGACSTGTADKHSEVIKRATEMLETNGFGKYVLLENNCETFAVYCKTGKRSSMQAVSLKASGEIASKNLTEKSFSVMNVAKTGMKVLALERKLDTLLEDLSVHDNLQNKGKEVVAAVEGNYDEIEECKNVSKDIGQEEELFTTTP